From one Lotus japonicus ecotype B-129 chromosome 3, LjGifu_v1.2 genomic stretch:
- the LOC130745947 gene encoding increased DNA methylation 1 isoform X2 has translation MSVGNDIEDLVEDNFEGSNEERQIFTEFFSGNDLFQSNQRSLVSGVINFEQESNKSTFKSFGSSNENSVVWRPSSSRPTHPVEDINVIQNSKETALGCNVICDDQSDEDVVVKRMKFSLHERPCSRSNSENSFCSSGLSTVVVSNPSLAATDCGNEPIAFRLVESSKHGVISSCFLFKHDMLQSKKAATDDADDMVCKSITAEGNVVKEAFVSKVVASPVSQESFANRLVVTSPSMTIVKKSGSPLNPEEMPEGFLSSNMDIPNSSSKPDKEDRRALLQFHCVQLLMMAGWSIEKRQRPSRRHMDSVYRTPKGKPIREFTTAWRLCGQDLSVEKCNLMYADCKEWTDISQFWSDLSCALINVEKTKTQSDPAAMLAYRWLLLDPFVVVIFVDKKIGALKKGEIVKASWSLVSGKHKMTHAPIDSAQKNIGGAPFDEKHDKAFLCDSSTATETTLTALVKYHGHDQKSNGSQEDMYVMQHSPNSMECSKMSVSKSNMDLVSLHGFGLDSACTQSRASTLDIPPDSRNLNQVLEVSKVNAVHQANIRTSKCFDKERSVHLKTNQRIDGDVPMDTSKKNNANGLSHDMVHSHDSKAIKQSECSEEEGMEKSMATLFRIDNTHSDTNFILKKKMQRKCKRVSEIKPSTADHSRMLGSTDTDRVQSQNRDACGTQLALVEVHNYQVDNAGKRRNHGKLSSVSEIQQHVRKTNYSITETKKPNGCLIKDDDLLVSAIFRNKGFSPKKIRGSYRPKSCKRKFKSQKERCRLLPRNPCNGGKHNKDGKRYYLGQRTLLSWLIEHGVISLNDVIQYRNPKNGSVTKDGRITKDGIICKCCGKVLTLSEFKFHAGFTLSRPCLNLFMKSGEPFTVCLLQAWSAEYQARKSLNQAVPVDESDRNDDSCGLCGEGGELICCDNCPSTFHLACLSTQEIPDGNWYCTNCTCRICGNLVNDKEASDAFDSLQCSQCEHKYHQKCLRERNKQELTVSDTWFCGQSCQEVYSGLQSQVGLVNQVADGFSWMLLRCIHDDQKVHSTQRLALKAVCNTKLAVALTIMEECFLSMSDPRTGIQMLPQVLYNWGSEFSRLNFQGFYTVVLEKQDVLVSVASIRVHGSSVAEMPLIATCSQYRRQGMCRLLVSAIEEMLISVKVEKLVIAAIPDLAETWTKGFGFIPVSDIEKQRLKRINLMVFPGTVLLEKPLYGKQKTGGLCDQSTLASNEMTKQNSVRL, from the exons ATGTCAGTCGGCAATGACATAGAAGATTTAGTCGAGGATAATTTTGAAGGATCTAATGAAGAAAGACAGATTTTTACAGAGTTCTTTTCTGGTAACGACTTGTTTCAGTCTAACCAGAGGTCTCTTGTTTCTGGAGTTATCAACTTTGAACAAGAATCCAATAAAAGCACATTTAAATCATTTGGCTCTAGTAATGAAAACTCAGTTGTATGGCGTCCCTCGTCTTCAAGACCTACACATCCGGTGGAGGACATTAATGTAATTCAGAATTCCAAAGAGACTGCTCTGGGGTGTAATGTCATTTGTGACGACCAGAGTGATGAGGATGTAGTTGTCAAACGTATGAAATTTTCTCTGCATGAACGTCCTTGTAGTAGATCTAATTCAGAAAATTCTTTTTGTTCATCAGGACTTTCAACAGTAGTAGTTTCTAACCCGTCTCTTGCTGCTACGGACTGTGGTAATGAACCAATTGCATTCCGCTTAGTTGAATCTTCTAAACATGGTGTGATATCTAGCTGCTTCTTGTTTAAGCATGACATGTTACAGAGTAAAAAAGCTGCTACAGATGATGCAGatgatatggtttgtaaatcaATTACGGCAGAGGGGAATGTTGTCAAAGAGGCATTTGTAAGTAAAGTGGTTGCTTCTCCTGTTTCGCAGGAGAGCTTTGCAAACAGGCTTGTAGTTACAAGTCCATCAATGACCATTGTGAAGAAGTCTGGGTCTCCTTTAAATCCTGAGGAAATGCCAGAAGGGTTTCTATCTTCTAATATGGATATCCCAAATTCATCATCAAAGCCAGACAAAGAAGATCGTCGTGCTTTATTGCAGTTTCATTGTGTGCAGTTGCTTATGATGGCAGGATGGTCTATTGAGAAGCGCCAACGACCTAGTAGGCGTCACATGGATTCGGTTTATAGGACTCCAAAGGGAAAGCCCATTCGGGAATTTACAACAGCTTGGAGATTATGTGGTCAGGATTTGTCTGTTGAAAAGTGCAATTTGATGTATGCAGATTGTAAGGAGTGGACTGACATTAGCCAATTCTGGTCTGATCTGTCCTGTGCACTGATAAATGTTGAGAAAACAAAGACACAGTCAGATCCTGCAGCTATGTTGGCTTATCGATGGTTGCTTTTGGATCCTTTTGTTGTAGTTATATTTGTTGATAAAAAGATTGGTGCACTGAAAAAGGGAGAGATAGTAAAAGCATCTTGGAGTTTAGTTTCTGGTAAGCATAAGATGACACATGCTCCCATTGATTCAGCTCAGAAGAACATTGGTGGTGCTCCTTTTGATGAAAAACATGACAAAGCCTTTCTCTGTGATTCTTCTACAGCCACTGAAACCACACTAACTGCTTTGGTTAAATACCATGGCCATGATCAGAAATCTAATGGTAGCCAGGAAGATATGTATGTCATGCAACATAGTCCCAACAGCATGGAATGTAGCAAAATGTCTGTGAGCAAAAGTAACATGGATCTAGTCTCTTTACATGGTTTTGGATTGGATAGTGCCTGTACTCAGTCAAGAGCTTCCACTTTAGATATTCCTCCTGACTCGAGAAATTTGAACCAGGTACTTGAAGTGTCCAAAGTGAATGCTGTTCATCAAGCTAATATTAGAACTTCCAAATGCTTTGATAAAGAGCGATCAGTTCATCTGAAAACAAATCAAAGAATCGATGGAGATGTACCAATGGACACGTCAAAGAAAAATAATGCAAATGGTTTGAGCCACGACATGGTTCATTCTCATGATTCAAAAGCTATTAAACAGTCTGAATGCAGTGAGGAAGAAGGAATGGAAAAATCAATGGCTACTCTATTCAGAATAGATAACACACATTCTGACACAAATTTTATTCTTAAAAAGAAAATGCAGAGGAAGTGCAAAAGGGTATCTGAAATCAAGCCAAGTACAGCAGACCATAGTCGCATGCTGGGCTCAACTGATACTGACCGGGTGCAGTCACAGAATCGTGATGCATGTGGCACTCAGTTAGCTTTGGTCGAGGTCCATAATTATCAAGTTGACAATgctggaaaaagaagaaaccATGGAAAGTTATCATCTGTCAGTGAAATCCAGCAACATGTTAGGAAAACAAACTACTCCATAACTGAAACAAAAAAGCCCAATGGATGCCTGATTAAAGATGATGATCTATTAGTATCAGCAATATTCAGGAATAAAGGCTTTAGCCCAAAGAAAATTCGAGGTAGTTATAGACCTAAATCCTGCAAGAGAAAGTTTAAAAGCCAAAAGGAACGGTGCAGGTTGCTACCCAGGAACCCTTGTAATGGAGGAAAGCACAATAAGGATGGCAAGAGGTATTATTTGGGACAAAGGACACTTTTGTCCTGGTTGATTGAGCATGGGGTCATATCTTTGAATGATGTGATTCAATACCGAAACCCTAAAAATGGTTCTGTCACTAAAGATGGTAGGATCACCAAAGATGGTATTATTTGTAAGTGTTGTGGTAAGGTGCTGACACTATCAGAGTTCAAGTTTCATGCTGGGTTTACACTAAGTCGCCCctgcttgaatcttttcatgaAGTCTGGTGAGCCCTTTACAGTGTGCCTCCTTCAAGCATGGTCAGCTGAATATCAAGCCAGGAAAAGTCTGAATCAAGCTGTGCCTGTTGATGAAAGTGATAGAAATGATGACTCGTGTGGGTTGTGTGGTGAGGGGGGTGAGCTGATATGCTGTGATAACTGTCCATCTACTTTTCACCTGGCTTGTTTGTCCACTCAG GAGATCCCTGATGGCAATTGGTACTGCACAAACTGCACCTGTCGAATATGTGGAAATTTGGTCAATGATAAAGAGGCTTCAGATGCGTTTGATTCATTGCAATGCTCACAGTGTGAACATAAAT ATCATCAGAAATGCCTGAGAGAAAGAAATAAACAAGAACTCACAGTTTCAGACACTTGGTTTTGTGGTCAGAGTTGTCAGGAG GTATACTCTGGTCTCCAATCTCAGGTGGGGTTAGTTAATCAAGTTGCTGATGGCTTCTCATGGATGCTTCTTAGATGCATTCACGACGACCAAAAGGTTCATTCTACCCAAAGGCTTGCCCTAAAGGCAGTATGCAACACAAAATTAGCTGTCGCCCTCACCATCATGGAGGAGTGTTTTTTGTCAATGTCGGATCCAAGAACAGGCATCCAAATGTTACCCCAAGTTTTATACAACTGGGG GTCTGAATTTTCTCGTCTGAACTTTCAAGGGTTTTACACCGTGGTGTTGGAGAAACAAGATGTATTAGTATCTGTAGCATCTATCAG GGTGCATGGATCTTCAGTTGCTGAGATGCCTCTAATTGCAACTTGCAGTCAGTATCGTCGTCAGGGAATGTGCCGACTCCTTGTTAGTGCAATTGAAGAG ATGCTAATATCTGTCAAGGTAGAAAAGCTTGTGATAGCAGCCATTCCTGATTTGGCGGAGACATGGACTAAGGGCTTTGGATTCATACCTGTAAGTGACATTGAAAAGCAAAGATTGAAAAGAATCAACTTGATGGTTTTTCCTGGGACGGTGTTACTTGAAAAGCCCTTGTATGGGAAGCAGAAAACTGGAG GACTCTGTGATCAATCAACTTTAGCATCAAATGAAATGACCAAA CAAAATTCAGTCAGACTATAA
- the LOC130745947 gene encoding increased DNA methylation 1 isoform X1 — protein MSVGNDIEDLVEDNFEGSNEERQIFTEFFSGNDLFQSNQRSLVSGVINFEQESNKSTFKSFGSSNENSVVWRPSSSRPTHPVEDINVIQNSKETALGCNVICDDQSDEDVVVKRMKFSLHERPCSRSNSENSFCSSGLSTVVVSNPSLAATDCGNEPIAFRLVESSKHGVISSCFLFKHDMLQSKKAATDDADDMVCKSITAEGNVVKEAFVSKVVASPVSQESFANRLVVTSPSMTIVKKSGSPLNPEEMPEGFLSSNMDIPNSSSKPDKEDRRALLQFHCVQLLMMAGWSIEKRQRPSRRHMDSVYRTPKGKPIREFTTAWRLCGQDLSVEKCNLMYADCKEWTDISQFWSDLSCALINVEKTKTQSDPAAMLAYRWLLLDPFVVVIFVDKKIGALKKGEIVKASWSLVSGKHKMTHAPIDSAQKNIGGAPFDEKHDKAFLCDSSTATETTLTALVKYHGHDQKSNGSQEDMYVMQHSPNSMECSKMSVSKSNMDLVSLHGFGLDSACTQSRASTLDIPPDSRNLNQVLEVSKVNAVHQANIRTSKCFDKERSVHLKTNQRIDGDVPMDTSKKNNANGLSHDMVHSHDSKAIKQSECSEEEGMEKSMATLFRIDNTHSDTNFILKKKMQRKCKRVSEIKPSTADHSRMLGSTDTDRVQSQNRDACGTQLALVEVHNYQVDNAGKRRNHGKLSSVSEIQQHVRKTNYSITETKKPNGCLIKDDDLLVSAIFRNKGFSPKKIRGSYRPKSCKRKFKSQKERCRLLPRNPCNGGKHNKDGKRYYLGQRTLLSWLIEHGVISLNDVIQYRNPKNGSVTKDGRITKDGIICKCCGKVLTLSEFKFHAGFTLSRPCLNLFMKSGEPFTVCLLQAWSAEYQARKSLNQAVPVDESDRNDDSCGLCGEGGELICCDNCPSTFHLACLSTQEIPDGNWYCTNCTCRICGNLVNDKEASDAFDSLQCSQCEHKYHQKCLRERNKQELTVSDTWFCGQSCQEVYSGLQSQVGLVNQVADGFSWMLLRCIHDDQKVHSTQRLALKAVCNTKLAVALTIMEECFLSMSDPRTGIQMLPQVLYNWGSEFSRLNFQGFYTVVLEKQDVLVSVASIRVHGSSVAEMPLIATCSQYRRQGMCRLLVSAIEEMLISVKVEKLVIAAIPDLAETWTKGFGFIPVSDIEKQRLKRINLMVFPGTVLLEKPLYGKQKTGGLCDQSTLASNEMTKVGICSEEITLLPQDVRNKPTSNVGANSEYEPVDSKIQSDYKAGSETSREDNTQTVETALGAKELTETSSCYRGKTVMVGGSEKSMEGTNQQELSTSNQMQMASEAVQQSSENCCANKDGTESGLRIIEGKNIKIDEVQENALHGQFSSMSCKTFSGSNFDMDSNIECSLMYDETDFLGTSGKSASGVE, from the exons ATGTCAGTCGGCAATGACATAGAAGATTTAGTCGAGGATAATTTTGAAGGATCTAATGAAGAAAGACAGATTTTTACAGAGTTCTTTTCTGGTAACGACTTGTTTCAGTCTAACCAGAGGTCTCTTGTTTCTGGAGTTATCAACTTTGAACAAGAATCCAATAAAAGCACATTTAAATCATTTGGCTCTAGTAATGAAAACTCAGTTGTATGGCGTCCCTCGTCTTCAAGACCTACACATCCGGTGGAGGACATTAATGTAATTCAGAATTCCAAAGAGACTGCTCTGGGGTGTAATGTCATTTGTGACGACCAGAGTGATGAGGATGTAGTTGTCAAACGTATGAAATTTTCTCTGCATGAACGTCCTTGTAGTAGATCTAATTCAGAAAATTCTTTTTGTTCATCAGGACTTTCAACAGTAGTAGTTTCTAACCCGTCTCTTGCTGCTACGGACTGTGGTAATGAACCAATTGCATTCCGCTTAGTTGAATCTTCTAAACATGGTGTGATATCTAGCTGCTTCTTGTTTAAGCATGACATGTTACAGAGTAAAAAAGCTGCTACAGATGATGCAGatgatatggtttgtaaatcaATTACGGCAGAGGGGAATGTTGTCAAAGAGGCATTTGTAAGTAAAGTGGTTGCTTCTCCTGTTTCGCAGGAGAGCTTTGCAAACAGGCTTGTAGTTACAAGTCCATCAATGACCATTGTGAAGAAGTCTGGGTCTCCTTTAAATCCTGAGGAAATGCCAGAAGGGTTTCTATCTTCTAATATGGATATCCCAAATTCATCATCAAAGCCAGACAAAGAAGATCGTCGTGCTTTATTGCAGTTTCATTGTGTGCAGTTGCTTATGATGGCAGGATGGTCTATTGAGAAGCGCCAACGACCTAGTAGGCGTCACATGGATTCGGTTTATAGGACTCCAAAGGGAAAGCCCATTCGGGAATTTACAACAGCTTGGAGATTATGTGGTCAGGATTTGTCTGTTGAAAAGTGCAATTTGATGTATGCAGATTGTAAGGAGTGGACTGACATTAGCCAATTCTGGTCTGATCTGTCCTGTGCACTGATAAATGTTGAGAAAACAAAGACACAGTCAGATCCTGCAGCTATGTTGGCTTATCGATGGTTGCTTTTGGATCCTTTTGTTGTAGTTATATTTGTTGATAAAAAGATTGGTGCACTGAAAAAGGGAGAGATAGTAAAAGCATCTTGGAGTTTAGTTTCTGGTAAGCATAAGATGACACATGCTCCCATTGATTCAGCTCAGAAGAACATTGGTGGTGCTCCTTTTGATGAAAAACATGACAAAGCCTTTCTCTGTGATTCTTCTACAGCCACTGAAACCACACTAACTGCTTTGGTTAAATACCATGGCCATGATCAGAAATCTAATGGTAGCCAGGAAGATATGTATGTCATGCAACATAGTCCCAACAGCATGGAATGTAGCAAAATGTCTGTGAGCAAAAGTAACATGGATCTAGTCTCTTTACATGGTTTTGGATTGGATAGTGCCTGTACTCAGTCAAGAGCTTCCACTTTAGATATTCCTCCTGACTCGAGAAATTTGAACCAGGTACTTGAAGTGTCCAAAGTGAATGCTGTTCATCAAGCTAATATTAGAACTTCCAAATGCTTTGATAAAGAGCGATCAGTTCATCTGAAAACAAATCAAAGAATCGATGGAGATGTACCAATGGACACGTCAAAGAAAAATAATGCAAATGGTTTGAGCCACGACATGGTTCATTCTCATGATTCAAAAGCTATTAAACAGTCTGAATGCAGTGAGGAAGAAGGAATGGAAAAATCAATGGCTACTCTATTCAGAATAGATAACACACATTCTGACACAAATTTTATTCTTAAAAAGAAAATGCAGAGGAAGTGCAAAAGGGTATCTGAAATCAAGCCAAGTACAGCAGACCATAGTCGCATGCTGGGCTCAACTGATACTGACCGGGTGCAGTCACAGAATCGTGATGCATGTGGCACTCAGTTAGCTTTGGTCGAGGTCCATAATTATCAAGTTGACAATgctggaaaaagaagaaaccATGGAAAGTTATCATCTGTCAGTGAAATCCAGCAACATGTTAGGAAAACAAACTACTCCATAACTGAAACAAAAAAGCCCAATGGATGCCTGATTAAAGATGATGATCTATTAGTATCAGCAATATTCAGGAATAAAGGCTTTAGCCCAAAGAAAATTCGAGGTAGTTATAGACCTAAATCCTGCAAGAGAAAGTTTAAAAGCCAAAAGGAACGGTGCAGGTTGCTACCCAGGAACCCTTGTAATGGAGGAAAGCACAATAAGGATGGCAAGAGGTATTATTTGGGACAAAGGACACTTTTGTCCTGGTTGATTGAGCATGGGGTCATATCTTTGAATGATGTGATTCAATACCGAAACCCTAAAAATGGTTCTGTCACTAAAGATGGTAGGATCACCAAAGATGGTATTATTTGTAAGTGTTGTGGTAAGGTGCTGACACTATCAGAGTTCAAGTTTCATGCTGGGTTTACACTAAGTCGCCCctgcttgaatcttttcatgaAGTCTGGTGAGCCCTTTACAGTGTGCCTCCTTCAAGCATGGTCAGCTGAATATCAAGCCAGGAAAAGTCTGAATCAAGCTGTGCCTGTTGATGAAAGTGATAGAAATGATGACTCGTGTGGGTTGTGTGGTGAGGGGGGTGAGCTGATATGCTGTGATAACTGTCCATCTACTTTTCACCTGGCTTGTTTGTCCACTCAG GAGATCCCTGATGGCAATTGGTACTGCACAAACTGCACCTGTCGAATATGTGGAAATTTGGTCAATGATAAAGAGGCTTCAGATGCGTTTGATTCATTGCAATGCTCACAGTGTGAACATAAAT ATCATCAGAAATGCCTGAGAGAAAGAAATAAACAAGAACTCACAGTTTCAGACACTTGGTTTTGTGGTCAGAGTTGTCAGGAG GTATACTCTGGTCTCCAATCTCAGGTGGGGTTAGTTAATCAAGTTGCTGATGGCTTCTCATGGATGCTTCTTAGATGCATTCACGACGACCAAAAGGTTCATTCTACCCAAAGGCTTGCCCTAAAGGCAGTATGCAACACAAAATTAGCTGTCGCCCTCACCATCATGGAGGAGTGTTTTTTGTCAATGTCGGATCCAAGAACAGGCATCCAAATGTTACCCCAAGTTTTATACAACTGGGG GTCTGAATTTTCTCGTCTGAACTTTCAAGGGTTTTACACCGTGGTGTTGGAGAAACAAGATGTATTAGTATCTGTAGCATCTATCAG GGTGCATGGATCTTCAGTTGCTGAGATGCCTCTAATTGCAACTTGCAGTCAGTATCGTCGTCAGGGAATGTGCCGACTCCTTGTTAGTGCAATTGAAGAG ATGCTAATATCTGTCAAGGTAGAAAAGCTTGTGATAGCAGCCATTCCTGATTTGGCGGAGACATGGACTAAGGGCTTTGGATTCATACCTGTAAGTGACATTGAAAAGCAAAGATTGAAAAGAATCAACTTGATGGTTTTTCCTGGGACGGTGTTACTTGAAAAGCCCTTGTATGGGAAGCAGAAAACTGGAG GACTCTGTGATCAATCAACTTTAGCATCAAATGAAATGACCAAAGTAGGTATCTGTTCTGAAGAAATTACCTTATTGCCGCAAGATGTTCGAAACAAACCTACCAGTAATGTTGGTGCTAATTCAGAATATGAACCTGTGGACAGCAAAATTCAGTCAGACTATAAGGCTGGCAGTGAAACAAGCAGAGAAGATAATACTCAAACTGTTGAGACTGCTTTAGGAGCCAAAGAATTAACAGAAACAAGTAGCTGTTATAGAGGAAAGACTGTGATGGTAGGTGGATCAGAGAAATCTATGGAAGGAACCAATCAACAGGAGTTGAGCACCAGCAACCAAATGCAAATGGCAAGTGAGGCGGTACAGCAATCTAGCGAAAACTGCTGTGCTAACAAAGATGGTACTGAGTCAGGTTTAAGAATTATTGAGGGCAAGAATATCAAAATTGATGAAGTGCAGGAAAATGCTTTGCATGGCCAATTTTCAAGTATGTCCTGCAAGACTTTTTCAGGCAGCAATTTTGACATGGATTCCAATATTGAATGCTCATTGATGTATGATGAAACAGATTTTTTAGGGACATCTGGAAAGTCTGCATCTGGAGTAGAGTAG